One window of Sulfurospirillum sp. 1612 genomic DNA carries:
- a CDS encoding DMT family transporter, with amino-acid sequence MPVFFLLILCVLFWSGNFVIGRFVHSDIDPLQLAFFRWLGAAVFMLPVIIVKFGKITKVIKEHFLILTLLSWLGITAFNTLLYVGLQYTTATNALLINSFIPILILVFSFFILKIRISPKQFTGILISTLGVIFLVLRGQISTLSTLELNQGDIWIIVSSLTWALYSVLVKFKPKELNDLEFFTTIVFVGLFWLFLIYKFMGYSVNEDMAKVYAHPWVFVYVSFFTSVLSFYFWHQGIHHIGANKTGQFTHLMPLFGSILAYLFLGEKLHLYHIFGALLIATGIYLSLFSKRKGII; translated from the coding sequence ATACCAGTTTTTTTTCTATTAATATTATGCGTTTTATTTTGGTCGGGCAATTTTGTCATTGGTAGGTTTGTTCACTCAGATATCGACCCCTTGCAGTTAGCATTTTTTAGGTGGCTTGGAGCCGCTGTGTTTATGTTGCCCGTCATCATTGTCAAATTTGGTAAAATCACCAAAGTGATTAAAGAGCATTTTCTCATACTCACCCTCCTCTCGTGGCTTGGTATCACAGCATTTAATACCTTATTGTATGTCGGATTGCAATATACCACAGCAACCAATGCGCTTTTGATTAACTCTTTTATTCCTATTCTCATTTTGGTCTTTTCTTTTTTTATTCTCAAAATTCGCATCAGTCCAAAACAGTTTACAGGGATTCTTATCTCCACCTTAGGCGTTATCTTCCTAGTACTTCGAGGTCAAATATCTACACTGAGCACGTTAGAACTCAATCAAGGAGATATTTGGATTATTGTCTCCTCCTTAACATGGGCACTCTACTCAGTACTTGTCAAATTTAAACCCAAAGAATTAAATGATCTTGAATTTTTTACTACCATTGTATTTGTAGGTCTCTTTTGGCTCTTTCTTATCTACAAATTCATGGGATATAGTGTCAATGAGGATATGGCAAAAGTTTATGCACACCCTTGGGTCTTTGTTTATGTCTCCTTTTTTACCTCCGTACTATCTTTTTACTTTTGGCATCAAGGTATCCATCATATCGGAGCGAATAAAACCGGTCAATTTACCCATCTCATGCCGCTATTTGGTTCAATTTTGGCTTATTTATTTTTAGGAGAAAAACTCCATCTTTACCATATTTTTGGGGCGTTACTTATCGCAACAGGCATTTACCTCTCTTTGTTTAGCAAACGAAAAGGGATTATTTGA
- a CDS encoding DMT family transporter: MKYTGFLLVLFSSICFGVMPIFATFAYQTGLSVSVVLLFRFLLAAILLNLYVLIKGYKYPTGKTLIILIMMGGVGYATQSFLYFTALTLIGSSLTAILLYLYPAIVLLLSIFLLNTKIKKIEIIALILAMIGALLVIGIKFEQMNYIGILFGIGAAFVYSIYILAGSKVMQGIHALVGATVIISSASVVYLLFTLSAHATMPATTQQWTWVFAIAMVSGILAIVTFFSGMKIVGPVKASMISTFEPVVTVYLSYLLLHDTITRYQILGAILIITAAILISKEGNHE; this comes from the coding sequence TTGAAATATACCGGTTTCCTGCTCGTTCTCTTTTCGAGTATCTGCTTTGGGGTGATGCCAATCTTTGCAACTTTTGCCTATCAAACAGGCCTCAGCGTGTCGGTTGTTTTGTTGTTTCGATTTCTGCTTGCAGCCATTTTATTGAATCTTTATGTTCTGATAAAAGGATACAAATATCCAACAGGAAAAACACTCATCATTCTTATCATGATGGGCGGGGTAGGATATGCCACGCAATCTTTTTTATATTTCACAGCTTTGACACTCATTGGCTCCTCTCTCACCGCGATTTTACTCTATCTTTATCCTGCTATTGTGTTGCTGCTATCCATATTTTTACTCAACACAAAAATCAAGAAGATTGAGATTATCGCACTCATTTTAGCGATGATTGGAGCGCTACTTGTTATTGGAATCAAATTTGAACAGATGAATTACATCGGCATTTTATTTGGTATCGGTGCTGCTTTTGTCTATTCGATTTATATATTAGCCGGCTCAAAAGTCATGCAGGGTATTCATGCCCTCGTCGGTGCTACGGTCATCATCAGTAGTGCCTCTGTGGTTTATTTGCTATTTACCCTCTCAGCTCATGCAACGATGCCGGCAACAACACAACAATGGACCTGGGTATTTGCGATTGCCATGGTCTCAGGAATCTTAGCAATCGTGACTTTTTTCTCTGGCATGAAAATCGTCGGTCCCGTCAAAGCTTCTATGATTTCAACATTTGAACCGGTAGTGACAGTGTACCTTTCTTATTTACTTTTACATGATACAATCACCCGCTACCAAATCTTAGGAGCTATTTTAATTATTACAGCCGCTATTTTAATTTCTAAGGAGGGAAACCATGAGTAA
- a CDS encoding class I SAM-dependent methyltransferase yields MSKWDEKAKYYTRYTPGNDRFEAKVLDTLAQSKIDITNKKIIDIGCGTGVYTLRIAAHAAHVDALDSSQGMLEVLRQDAQKLHLNNITILPEPWRTFLVSPNSYDLALCTMSPALDEPQDFMKMTQCAKTKVYLGWAGRRSSQILEALFQAHQATYSHPNGAGKLATWLEEQKIAYTCIPFDENRETIKDFDTAFQSFIWHLEVRGVTPDKQKVKTVLEQFCDSDGNVTEKMMNKMNLILW; encoded by the coding sequence ATGAGTAAATGGGATGAAAAAGCAAAATATTACACACGCTATACACCGGGTAATGATAGGTTTGAAGCAAAAGTTTTGGATACGTTAGCACAATCAAAAATTGATATCACTAACAAAAAAATCATAGATATTGGTTGTGGTACGGGGGTTTATACCTTACGCATTGCAGCACACGCTGCTCACGTTGATGCCCTTGATTCTTCACAAGGAATGCTTGAAGTTTTGCGCCAAGATGCTCAAAAATTACACCTTAATAATATTACAATCTTGCCAGAACCCTGGCGTACATTCTTGGTGAGTCCCAATAGTTATGACTTGGCACTTTGTACGATGTCACCCGCACTCGATGAGCCTCAAGATTTTATGAAGATGACACAATGTGCAAAGACAAAAGTCTATCTCGGTTGGGCAGGACGTAGGTCTTCACAAATCCTAGAGGCACTCTTTCAAGCGCATCAAGCCACCTATAGCCATCCCAATGGTGCCGGAAAACTCGCCACGTGGCTAGAAGAACAAAAGATTGCGTACACGTGTATCCCCTTTGATGAAAATCGCGAAACAATCAAAGATTTTGATACAGCATTTCAAAGTTTCATCTGGCATCTTGAAGTCCGAGGTGTTACTCCTGATAAGCAGAAGGTAAAGACCGTATTAGAACAATTCTGCGATAGTGATGGCAATGTGACAGAAAAAATGATGAATAAGATGAATTTGATTCTATGGTAA
- a CDS encoding YchJ family protein: MVNKPCPCGSHIKYKKCCRPFHEGKVAKDALTLMKSRYSAYANHHYKYIMSTTHQDHDDSKKDPKIWQAEIEDFCAHTQFQKLQILEFIEGQTEAYVTFRASLLSDSNDVSFTEKSRFLKENNRWYYVSGDIL; the protein is encoded by the coding sequence ATGGTAAATAAACCCTGTCCGTGTGGAAGTCATATCAAATATAAAAAATGCTGTCGCCCTTTTCATGAGGGTAAAGTCGCAAAAGATGCTTTGACGCTGATGAAATCACGCTACAGTGCTTATGCAAACCACCATTATAAATATATCATGAGCACCACACACCAAGATCATGATGATAGCAAAAAAGATCCAAAAATCTGGCAAGCAGAGATTGAGGATTTTTGTGCGCACACGCAATTTCAAAAATTACAAATTTTAGAATTTATCGAGGGGCAAACGGAGGCTTATGTGACCTTTAGAGCATCCTTGTTATCAGACAGTAACGATGTCTCCTTCACAGAGAAAAGTCGATTTCTCAAAGAAAACAATCGTTGGTATTATGTCTCTGGTGACATCCTCTGA
- the mutY gene encoding A/G-specific adenine glycosylase, with product MSSSLHQNIQLWYHQYGRVDLPWRKTRDPYRIWVSEIMLQQTQVKTVLERFYFPFLEAFPTFKSLAQAPLDAVLKQWEGLGYYTRAHHLHKAARQLGETFPKSVEELVALPGIGPSTAHAICAFAYETPVPILDANIKRILYRFYGLKSATPKQLWHYAYELLDSHHPYEYNQAMMDIGSMLCQSKQTHCDACPLQSHCLGTQTNPLDFPPMKQKKEVPIRQRHIVIYEHDKQLALIQRKSRFLHGLWGFYEYETVYHEGQCLGKIIQKYSHFHLHATVYLSHKKIHHDRWFLEEELQTLALSSADSKVLKLYLKHLASKGC from the coding sequence ATGAGCTCCTCACTCCATCAGAACATTCAACTGTGGTATCACCAATACGGTAGAGTTGATTTGCCTTGGCGAAAAACGCGTGATCCTTACAGAATTTGGGTGAGTGAAATCATGCTACAACAAACACAGGTCAAGACCGTATTGGAGCGATTTTATTTCCCTTTTTTAGAGGCATTTCCCACTTTCAAATCTCTCGCTCAAGCGCCATTGGATGCGGTGCTAAAACAATGGGAGGGATTGGGATATTATACAAGAGCGCACCATCTTCATAAAGCAGCACGACAATTAGGAGAGACTTTTCCAAAAAGTGTTGAGGAGCTCGTCGCTTTACCGGGTATTGGTCCAAGTACGGCTCATGCCATTTGCGCTTTTGCCTACGAGACACCCGTGCCTATTTTAGATGCCAATATCAAACGGATATTGTACCGCTTTTATGGCCTAAAATCAGCTACGCCAAAGCAACTATGGCATTATGCCTATGAACTTTTGGATTCGCATCATCCCTATGAATACAATCAAGCGATGATGGATATTGGCAGTATGTTGTGCCAATCAAAACAGACCCATTGCGATGCATGTCCCTTACAATCTCACTGTCTTGGCACTCAAACCAATCCTCTGGATTTCCCACCAATGAAACAGAAAAAAGAAGTTCCCATCCGTCAACGCCATATTGTCATTTATGAGCATGACAAACAGCTCGCACTCATCCAAAGAAAGAGTCGTTTTTTACACGGATTGTGGGGTTTTTATGAGTATGAAACAGTCTATCATGAGGGTCAGTGTCTTGGTAAAATCATCCAAAAATATAGCCATTTTCACCTGCATGCAACCGTCTATCTTTCTCATAAAAAAATCCATCATGATAGGTGGTTTCTAGAAGAAGAGCTCCAGACACTCGCACTCAGTAGCGCAGATTCTAAGGTGCTAAAACTCTATTTGAAACACCTTGCGTCAAAGGGTTGCTAG
- a CDS encoding thioredoxin family protein produces the protein MQTIENINNTIATNPAVMVYFSAPTCNVCHVLKPKLVQALDEHFPAFVVESVDVSITEEIAPQFGVFTVPTVLIYLDGKEFLRKSRNMSVDEVMREIERPYTIMMS, from the coding sequence ATGCAAACCATTGAAAATATAAACAATACTATTGCCACAAATCCCGCTGTTATGGTCTACTTTTCTGCACCAACTTGTAATGTCTGCCATGTGCTGAAACCAAAGTTAGTGCAAGCATTAGATGAACATTTTCCAGCTTTTGTTGTTGAGAGTGTCGATGTGTCCATCACTGAAGAGATTGCCCCACAGTTTGGCGTCTTTACCGTACCGACGGTCTTGATTTATCTAGATGGAAAAGAATTTCTGAGAAAATCTCGTAATATGAGCGTTGATGAAGTCATGCGAGAGATAGAACGTCCTTATACTATCATGATGTCCTAG
- the proX gene encoding glycine betaine/L-proline ABC transporter substrate-binding protein ProX, with amino-acid sequence MKKILLSFVLIFLTGSLYAGVKVVPLKSSIAGESFQTYIVIDALKALGYQVEPIQEVAYAVGYETIAQNSKSNDIYFLADSWRPLHDAMVEKAGGDKKLFSKGVYIANSAQGYLIDKKTADKYHIKYINQLKDPKIAKLFDANGDGKADLAGCNPGWGCEKVINYQLKAYGLDKTVTHNQGQYSAIIADAITRYKKGKPILYYTWTPYWVSGVLVPGKDVTWLQVTHSAHPIVKSTKLPNGMDFGFSINNQKIVANKSIETKHPDVAKLFSIMKLSVNDVSSENLLITKGQDKDADMQRHAKMWIKQHQATFDKWIQEAKAAK; translated from the coding sequence ATGAAGAAAATTTTATTGAGTTTTGTTTTAATTTTTTTAACAGGCAGTTTGTATGCCGGTGTTAAAGTGGTGCCTTTAAAAAGCTCCATCGCAGGAGAAAGTTTTCAAACTTATATCGTTATCGATGCGCTTAAAGCATTGGGATATCAAGTAGAACCGATTCAAGAAGTCGCATATGCGGTAGGATATGAGACGATAGCTCAAAATAGCAAGAGTAATGATATCTATTTCCTAGCAGATAGCTGGAGACCTTTACATGATGCTATGGTTGAAAAGGCAGGCGGAGACAAAAAACTTTTTAGTAAAGGGGTTTATATCGCCAATTCCGCTCAAGGTTATCTCATTGATAAAAAGACTGCAGACAAATATCATATCAAATATATCAATCAGCTCAAAGACCCAAAAATTGCAAAGCTTTTTGATGCAAATGGAGATGGTAAAGCAGACCTTGCAGGATGTAATCCTGGTTGGGGATGTGAAAAAGTCATCAACTATCAATTAAAAGCATATGGTCTTGATAAAACCGTCACTCACAATCAAGGACAATATTCTGCGATTATAGCAGATGCCATCACACGATACAAAAAAGGCAAGCCAATTTTATATTATACTTGGACACCGTATTGGGTTAGTGGTGTTTTAGTTCCGGGTAAAGATGTGACTTGGTTGCAAGTAACACACTCTGCTCATCCTATTGTCAAAAGTACCAAACTTCCAAATGGAATGGATTTTGGCTTTAGCATTAACAACCAAAAAATCGTGGCCAATAAAAGTATTGAGACCAAGCATCCTGATGTCGCAAAACTTTTTTCTATCATGAAATTGAGTGTCAATGATGTCAGTAGTGAAAATTTACTCATCACAAAGGGACAAGATAAAGATGCCGATATGCAACGCCATGCGAAAATGTGGATCAAACAACATCAAGCAACTTTTGACAAATGGATACAAGAAGCAAAAGCAGCGAAATAA
- the proW gene encoding glycine betaine/L-proline ABC transporter permease ProW: MSSNPWGTAVEQNSTMDWGQASQKAAYHFDISHPFKDMVLPLDKWVDSSLSWVVGNFRDFFQLAKVPVETILLGVQNFLLHVNPFIIVLFFALLAWQVSSKKMAFLTLLSFLALGFIGVWEQSMITLALVLTSVIFSMLLGLPLGILSAKSDRFDNILRPILDAMQTTPAFVYLIPIVMLFGIGNVPGVIVTIIFALPPLIRLTNLGIRQVPADLIEASRSFGASGTQMLFKVQLPVAMPTIMAGINQTLMLSLSMVVIASMIAVGGLGQMVLRGIGRLDIGLAAVGGLGIVLLAIVLDRLTQQMGKKDKKDKSKWYERGPVGLIYNLRSSK, from the coding sequence ATGAGTAGTAATCCTTGGGGTACAGCTGTAGAGCAAAATTCAACGATGGATTGGGGGCAAGCGTCACAAAAAGCGGCCTATCATTTTGATATTTCGCATCCTTTTAAAGATATGGTGCTTCCTTTGGACAAATGGGTAGATTCATCATTATCATGGGTAGTCGGTAACTTTCGAGATTTTTTTCAATTAGCAAAAGTACCAGTGGAGACTATATTACTCGGCGTACAGAACTTTTTATTACACGTCAATCCCTTTATTATTGTCCTCTTCTTTGCACTTTTAGCATGGCAAGTGTCATCAAAAAAGATGGCATTTTTGACCTTATTATCATTTCTTGCACTTGGATTTATAGGGGTTTGGGAACAATCTATGATTACATTAGCCTTGGTATTGACTTCGGTTATCTTCTCAATGCTCTTAGGGCTTCCTCTTGGGATTCTCAGTGCCAAAAGTGATCGATTTGATAATATATTGAGGCCTATTTTGGATGCGATGCAGACCACGCCAGCATTTGTATATCTGATCCCTATTGTCATGTTATTTGGTATCGGCAACGTTCCAGGTGTCATTGTGACGATTATTTTCGCCTTGCCTCCTTTGATTCGTTTGACCAATTTGGGTATTAGGCAAGTACCTGCGGATTTGATTGAAGCATCACGATCTTTTGGTGCTAGTGGCACTCAAATGTTGTTTAAAGTCCAGTTACCTGTGGCCATGCCTACAATTATGGCAGGTATTAATCAAACCTTGATGCTCTCACTCTCTATGGTGGTCATTGCTTCGATGATTGCCGTTGGAGGTTTGGGACAAATGGTGCTAAGAGGTATCGGCAGACTTGATATTGGTCTGGCAGCAGTTGGTGGCTTGGGCATCGTTTTATTAGCGATTGTATTAGACCGACTCACCCAACAAATGGGTAAGAAAGACAAAAAAGACAAGAGTAAATGGTATGAAAGAGGTCCGGTTGGACTTATCTATAATTTAAGGAGTAGTAAATGA
- the proV gene encoding glycine betaine/L-proline ABC transporter ATP-binding protein ProV, translating to MKGKNIEEREKKLVVKNLYKVFGDNPKQAMKMVHKGQNKEEIFRKTGMTIGVQNAEFEVYKGEIFVIMGLSGSGKSTLVRLLNRLIEPTSGQIFIDDIEVTNLSDKKLQNIRRNKISMVFQSFALMPHLNILDNTAFGLDLSGVSKSERYEKANAALKQVGLENYGDVYPDELSGGMQQRVGLARALANDPDILLMDEAFSALDPLIRTEMQDELLNLQNEQERTIVFISHDLDEAIRIGDRIAIMENANIAQIGTPEEIISNPANDYVKSFFKGVNVTSVLSASHIARKSNLTIVKKEGSGIKSAMQYMSDYDRDFGFFVEKNNKYLGCLTMASLSKQQKLGGTIYDAIIEQETILENTPISDIISVVASHKNPIAVVGEDGKYKGSISKSILLETFDEGYINE from the coding sequence ATAAAAGGAAAAAATATCGAAGAAAGAGAAAAAAAACTCGTCGTAAAAAACCTTTATAAAGTTTTTGGAGATAATCCAAAACAAGCGATGAAAATGGTACATAAAGGTCAAAACAAAGAGGAAATATTTAGAAAAACTGGAATGACAATAGGTGTTCAGAATGCTGAATTTGAAGTGTACAAAGGTGAAATTTTTGTCATTATGGGATTATCTGGCTCTGGCAAATCTACTCTGGTACGACTTTTAAATAGGTTGATTGAACCAACAAGCGGACAAATTTTTATCGATGATATTGAAGTCACAAATCTCAGTGATAAGAAGTTGCAAAATATACGCAGAAACAAAATCTCTATGGTCTTTCAATCTTTTGCATTGATGCCACACTTAAATATTCTCGATAATACGGCATTTGGACTCGATTTGAGCGGAGTTTCTAAATCTGAACGTTATGAAAAAGCCAATGCCGCATTGAAACAAGTTGGGTTAGAAAATTATGGTGATGTCTATCCTGATGAACTCAGCGGCGGGATGCAACAACGCGTGGGACTTGCTCGAGCGCTTGCAAATGATCCTGATATCTTGCTCATGGATGAAGCATTTTCAGCACTTGATCCTTTGATCAGAACCGAAATGCAAGATGAACTTTTAAATTTGCAAAATGAACAAGAACGCACGATTGTCTTTATCTCTCATGATCTTGACGAAGCGATTCGTATTGGAGATCGTATTGCTATTATGGAAAATGCCAATATTGCTCAAATCGGAACGCCCGAAGAGATTATTAGTAATCCGGCCAACGATTATGTCAAATCATTTTTTAAGGGGGTCAATGTTACCTCAGTGCTGAGTGCTTCACATATCGCAAGAAAATCAAATCTAACGATTGTCAAAAAAGAGGGAAGTGGGATAAAATCAGCGATGCAATATATGAGTGATTATGACAGAGATTTTGGTTTTTTTGTTGAAAAAAATAATAAATATCTTGGATGTTTGACGATGGCTTCTTTGAGTAAACAACAAAAACTCGGAGGAACGATTTATGATGCCATTATCGAGCAAGAAACCATTTTGGAGAATACCCCTATTAGTGACATTATTAGTGTGGTCGCCTCTCATAAAAATCCAATTGCAGTAGTGGGTGAAGATGGCAAATATAAAGGCTCTATCTCCAAAAGCATTTTGCTTGAAACTTTTGATGAAGGATATATAAATGAGTAG
- a CDS encoding MerR family transcriptional regulator, which produces MALLDNDKNILPISSIAEILATKPRTLKMYEEKGLLPQERRQIKKLYSINDIKLIAFVHYLASVKKINAHGIKFILDMLYNNIDEQNRQDFINKVELEMEKISGNDVKDIETM; this is translated from the coding sequence GTGGCACTATTAGACAACGATAAGAATATATTACCTATTAGTAGTATTGCAGAAATTTTAGCAACTAAGCCAAGAACACTGAAAATGTATGAAGAAAAAGGTCTATTGCCACAAGAGCGTCGACAGATCAAAAAACTTTATTCCATCAATGACATTAAATTGATTGCATTTGTACACTATCTTGCTAGTGTGAAAAAAATTAATGCGCATGGTATCAAATTTATATTAGACATGCTCTATAACAACATCGATGAACAAAACCGACAAGATTTTATCAATAAAGTAGAACTGGAAATGGAGAAGATATCTGGCAATGACGTCAAAGATATCGAAACGATGTAA
- the truD gene encoding tRNA pseudouridine(13) synthase TruD has product MKRLFFLNHAPVNVVFTKNSNDFVVNELPLYEFSGQGEHLVLHVRKKDMTTWDMIQKLSEVCGAKVRDFGYAGLKDKDGMTTQYLSIHKKFETKLKDFHDEKIKILSTTYHDNKIRMGHLKGNRFFIRLKKVNKVDALKLQNALKTLAKEGCPNYFGYQRFGKTGDNSAIGKAILEGTRKERRMKMKNFFISAYQSDLFNQWLSSRIQISHTLSSFEDAEVMDLLGLSKDEIKMLRAQKQFLKLFQGDVAHHYPAGKAFLCEDVAKESQRFSDHDITLTGWLPGSRSMRGEGYAKVLDDKIYGEAEAYLKQMNGSRRFAWIFLTDVESRYKEEENWLEIHFSLPKGSYATVVLEELTHKL; this is encoded by the coding sequence ATGAAACGATTATTTTTCCTCAATCACGCTCCTGTCAATGTTGTATTTACTAAAAATTCTAATGATTTTGTCGTCAACGAACTTCCATTGTATGAATTTTCAGGACAAGGGGAGCATCTGGTCTTGCATGTTCGTAAAAAAGATATGACAACGTGGGATATGATTCAAAAACTGAGTGAAGTTTGTGGTGCTAAGGTGCGAGATTTTGGTTATGCTGGGTTAAAAGACAAAGATGGCATGACCACACAATACCTCTCAATACACAAAAAATTTGAAACCAAACTCAAAGATTTTCATGATGAAAAAATAAAGATTCTCTCTACTACCTATCATGATAACAAAATTAGGATGGGACATCTCAAAGGCAATCGATTTTTTATTCGACTCAAAAAAGTTAATAAAGTCGATGCCCTCAAACTACAAAATGCACTCAAAACCTTGGCGAAAGAGGGATGTCCAAACTATTTTGGTTATCAGCGTTTTGGAAAAACTGGCGACAATAGTGCGATTGGGAAAGCGATTTTAGAAGGGACACGAAAAGAGCGTCGGATGAAAATGAAAAATTTCTTTATCAGCGCGTATCAAAGCGATCTTTTCAATCAATGGCTCTCTTCTCGTATTCAAATCTCACACACGTTATCCAGTTTTGAAGATGCCGAAGTGATGGATTTGCTTGGTTTATCTAAAGATGAGATTAAAATGCTGCGTGCCCAAAAACAATTTTTGAAATTATTTCAAGGGGACGTGGCCCATCATTACCCTGCCGGGAAAGCATTTTTATGTGAGGATGTAGCTAAAGAGTCACAGCGTTTTTCTGATCATGATATCACACTCACCGGATGGCTTCCCGGAAGTAGAAGTATGCGAGGAGAGGGCTATGCCAAAGTCTTGGATGATAAGATTTACGGTGAGGCAGAAGCGTACTTAAAACAGATGAATGGTTCACGGCGTTTTGCTTGGATATTTTTAACCGATGTAGAATCGCGCTATAAAGAAGAAGAAAATTGGCTCGAAATCCACTTTAGTTTGCCTAAAGGTTCTTATGCGACAGTGGTACTCGAAGAATTAACACACAAATTATGA
- a CDS encoding DUF5644 domain-containing protein, with the protein MELELRLSVFRFDASSDYLPFYKKHIIKIDKSKTLNNLLAIIKEEDRLFDYPTGRNAAISIEGKNLFTTTKISAIVEAFGESFTLLPMSQKRAKKDLIVNMDDFYETFDLIDPFVAATDKKIFEKLVIYHYASDVFKYTDDFQGDALFLFAHEMVKKYPDQAQHIFKIIDNDETGIWLHTNICNKVFPYDFDVENKISSIQDEIVRARSQK; encoded by the coding sequence ATGGAGCTTGAACTGAGATTGAGCGTCTTTAGATTTGATGCATCGAGTGATTATCTACCATTTTATAAGAAACATATTATAAAGATAGATAAAAGCAAGACTTTGAACAATTTATTGGCGATCATAAAAGAAGAAGACAGACTATTTGACTACCCGACAGGAAGAAATGCTGCGATTAGCATTGAGGGGAAAAATCTTTTTACAACCACAAAGATATCCGCAATCGTCGAGGCTTTTGGTGAATCGTTCACGCTCTTGCCGATGAGCCAAAAAAGAGCCAAAAAAGATCTCATCGTCAATATGGATGATTTTTATGAAACATTTGATTTGATTGATCCCTTTGTCGCTGCGACTGATAAAAAGATATTTGAAAAACTCGTTATCTATCATTATGCTTCTGATGTTTTTAAATACACCGATGATTTTCAAGGTGATGCACTGTTTCTTTTTGCTCATGAGATGGTCAAAAAATATCCTGATCAAGCACAGCATATCTTTAAGATTATCGATAATGATGAAACAGGCATATGGCTTCATACTAATATCTGCAATAAAGTCTTCCCCTATGATTTTGATGTAGAAAATAAAATCTCTAGTATTCAAGATGAAATAGTAAGAGCAAGGAGCCAAAAGTGA
- a CDS encoding HdrB C-terminal domain-containing protein: protein MKKYVLFDNIIDINATEPIAISTRELLKFLKVETLTIKELSRDLGSHDMGYDKKGFYVANAKNLALANKEGGAIICAEDSVFLSIQLTIQALRNDAALKSEIDTLLKEQDLELDLDIQINTLADFLVEEIGLSKISKLVKNNFGAFNAAIYLGSSQCQLSQFSTLGSYTDILKTLGAQCISYDLADQSSGYEIKEIKQELAFKMSGSLMLDMFDNAADFVLVNDARSFVMFDQHQRELEKTVGREIDLSIFSLAQLVLLAFGETNREVLGLKYHKIQTKII, encoded by the coding sequence GTGAAAAAATACGTCTTATTTGATAATATCATCGATATCAATGCAACAGAACCAATCGCTATATCTACCCGAGAATTACTCAAATTTTTAAAAGTCGAAACACTCACCATCAAAGAGTTGTCACGTGATCTTGGAAGTCATGATATGGGATATGATAAAAAAGGCTTTTATGTTGCCAATGCAAAAAATCTCGCTCTCGCTAACAAAGAAGGTGGCGCTATTATTTGTGCTGAAGATAGTGTATTTCTTTCGATACAACTTACAATCCAAGCGTTGAGAAATGATGCCGCACTCAAATCAGAAATTGACACCCTTTTAAAAGAGCAAGATTTGGAACTCGATTTGGATATTCAAATCAACACCTTAGCAGATTTTCTCGTCGAAGAAATAGGACTATCAAAAATCTCAAAACTCGTTAAAAATAATTTTGGAGCCTTTAATGCCGCCATTTATCTTGGCTCTAGTCAATGTCAACTCAGTCAATTTAGCACACTAGGTTCCTACACGGACATCTTAAAAACTTTGGGAGCCCAATGCATATCCTATGACTTGGCAGACCAAAGTAGTGGATATGAGATTAAAGAAATCAAACAAGAATTGGCTTTTAAAATGTCAGGTAGTTTGATGTTGGATATGTTTGATAATGCTGCTGATTTCGTACTCGTCAATGATGCACGAAGTTTCGTCATGTTTGACCAACACCAAAGAGAACTCGAAAAAACAGTCGGAAGGGAAATCGATTTGAGTATCTTTTCTTTGGCTCAATTGGTACTCTTGGCCTTTGGGGAGACAAATAGAGAAGTTTTGGGTCTTAAATACCATAAAATTCAAACCAAAATAATATAA